From the Gordonia bronchialis DSM 43247 genome, one window contains:
- a CDS encoding arabinosyltransferase domain-containing protein, with protein MSDGPENTVVTADDEAPADARRDYRWVKIAAVVTGLLGFLAAVLTPLLPVNQTTAELRWPQGDTVSDVAAPLVSYVPIDMDMTVPCVLAARLPANGGVLLSTIPEQGQDSAARGLFVRATADTLTVTDRDVVILSTPRAAAQSNPGCRIILHADGHGVQARFENAGASTGLTTFTTGDHEMRPQIVGVYSYLPADAPRDGLSLRATIDTRYVSTPSALKLTVIILGILMTILSLVALGILDHRDGRGHKRFLPSQWWTIRGPDVAVFVILAFWWFAGTNTSDDGYNFVVGRITGEAGYADNYFRYFGVPQDPFGWHFQVISAMSHVSLAAPWMRLPAFLLGLLGWWLISREVIPRLGRAVRNSTPAVWSAAFVFLAIWLPYNNGLRPEPAEAVGALLTWCCVERAIATRRLLPYAVAVVAAAFTLALAPGGLMAVAALLAGIRPVVKALVTRRRRDGLLPMLAPILAAGTAVLFQIFADQPLAPLIAGNQVATDVGPTLEWWQEPVRYYYLILPTADGTLARRFGILIMILCLVVVLLRLLRREHPSGVARAPIWRLVAVTLGTMFFISFTPTKWTHHFGVYAGIAAGLAAAAGAMMAPAILRSRRNRTFFAAAVLAVTGMSFAGTNGWWFVGSYGIPWWDRPPSIGPIKLGWAFLILAVVTALVGLWFHFRDDYVDEKTRTIGGGAWYSRLKFSPLPVIAGFVVLFMVASFIKGAYEQRDSWSWAKSNARALSGNSCALANDVLVEADPTAGLLVPAAIGRRPAPGVAQALSGADSSGFTPDGVPDRLSVDATEDQDSTTSAQNTAQTGAGADEVSDDQNTSAQGGTEGGKGGVRGVNGSTVRLPFGLDPAKTPVLGSYGSPSGTASLTTDWYRLPERHNAPLLTIAVAGSVQAVDGIGVVHPGQKVVVQYGHLEPSGRVSTVAIRTPIDIGETPTWRNLRFPLADAPREATVVRVIVEDTSGAPSEWVAITPPRVSSLATLNDVVGRTDPVFIDWLPGFVFPCQRPMAVRNGVLEVPKWRIMPDAEATRKNSQTWMSGKAGGPLGITEAMLRPTLLPTYLRNNWGRDWGGLQRFTEIAPAPPAELEIGTARRSGMYDPAPMRSSGY; from the coding sequence ATGAGTGACGGACCCGAGAACACAGTGGTCACAGCCGACGACGAGGCACCCGCCGACGCTCGCCGGGACTATCGCTGGGTGAAGATCGCCGCGGTGGTGACCGGCCTGCTGGGATTCCTGGCGGCCGTGCTGACCCCTCTGCTGCCGGTCAATCAGACCACCGCGGAACTCCGTTGGCCACAAGGCGATACCGTGTCGGATGTTGCGGCTCCGCTGGTGTCGTACGTGCCGATCGACATGGACATGACGGTGCCGTGTGTGCTGGCGGCACGGCTACCCGCGAACGGCGGGGTGCTGCTGTCCACCATCCCCGAACAGGGACAGGATTCGGCGGCGCGCGGACTGTTCGTGCGGGCCACCGCCGACACCCTGACCGTCACCGACCGCGACGTCGTCATCCTCAGCACCCCGCGTGCTGCGGCACAGTCGAATCCGGGCTGCCGCATCATCCTGCACGCCGACGGACATGGCGTGCAGGCACGTTTCGAGAACGCCGGCGCGAGCACGGGACTCACCACCTTCACCACCGGTGATCACGAGATGCGGCCGCAGATCGTCGGCGTGTACAGCTATCTCCCGGCCGATGCCCCGCGTGACGGACTCTCGTTGCGGGCCACCATCGACACCCGCTACGTCAGCACGCCATCGGCTCTCAAACTCACGGTGATCATCCTCGGCATCCTGATGACGATCCTGTCGCTGGTCGCGCTGGGCATCCTCGATCACCGGGATGGTCGGGGCCACAAGCGTTTTCTGCCCTCACAATGGTGGACCATCCGCGGCCCGGACGTCGCGGTGTTCGTCATCCTGGCGTTCTGGTGGTTCGCCGGCACCAACACCTCCGACGACGGCTACAACTTCGTCGTCGGGCGTATCACCGGTGAGGCGGGCTACGCCGACAACTACTTCCGGTACTTCGGGGTGCCGCAGGACCCGTTCGGCTGGCATTTCCAGGTGATCTCGGCGATGAGCCACGTGAGTCTGGCCGCGCCGTGGATGCGCCTGCCCGCCTTCCTACTCGGGCTGCTCGGCTGGTGGCTGATCAGCCGCGAGGTGATCCCACGATTGGGCCGCGCGGTGCGCAACAGCACCCCGGCGGTGTGGTCGGCGGCCTTCGTGTTCCTCGCGATCTGGTTGCCCTACAACAACGGTCTGCGTCCCGAACCCGCCGAAGCCGTCGGCGCCCTGCTCACCTGGTGCTGTGTGGAGCGGGCCATCGCGACGCGTCGTCTGTTGCCGTACGCGGTCGCGGTGGTGGCCGCCGCCTTCACGCTGGCGCTGGCACCGGGCGGGCTGATGGCCGTCGCGGCACTGCTCGCCGGAATCCGTCCCGTCGTCAAGGCACTGGTGACGCGTCGTCGTCGAGATGGGTTGCTGCCCATGCTCGCACCGATCCTGGCCGCCGGTACCGCCGTGTTGTTCCAGATCTTCGCCGATCAGCCGCTCGCACCGCTGATCGCCGGCAATCAGGTGGCCACCGACGTCGGCCCGACGCTGGAGTGGTGGCAGGAACCGGTTCGCTACTACTACCTGATCCTGCCGACCGCCGACGGCACGCTGGCACGCCGCTTCGGCATTCTCATCATGATCCTGTGCCTGGTGGTGGTGTTGCTGCGGCTGCTGCGTCGTGAACACCCGAGCGGTGTTGCGCGCGCGCCCATCTGGCGGCTGGTGGCGGTGACGCTGGGTACCATGTTCTTCATTTCGTTCACACCCACCAAGTGGACACACCACTTCGGTGTGTACGCCGGTATCGCTGCCGGTCTCGCTGCCGCGGCGGGCGCCATGATGGCGCCGGCGATCCTGCGGTCGCGGCGCAACCGCACCTTCTTCGCCGCGGCTGTCCTCGCGGTCACCGGCATGTCCTTCGCCGGGACCAACGGCTGGTGGTTCGTCGGCAGTTACGGCATCCCCTGGTGGGACCGTCCGCCGTCGATCGGGCCGATCAAGCTCGGCTGGGCCTTCCTGATCCTGGCCGTGGTCACCGCGCTGGTGGGTCTCTGGTTCCACTTCCGCGACGACTACGTCGACGAGAAGACCCGGACAATCGGTGGTGGCGCGTGGTATTCGCGTCTCAAGTTCTCGCCGCTGCCGGTGATCGCCGGGTTCGTCGTGCTGTTCATGGTGGCCTCGTTCATCAAGGGCGCCTACGAACAACGCGATTCGTGGTCGTGGGCGAAATCGAATGCCCGTGCGCTGAGCGGTAATTCCTGTGCTCTCGCCAACGACGTGCTGGTGGAGGCCGACCCGACGGCGGGCCTGCTCGTACCGGCCGCGATCGGCCGCCGCCCGGCGCCCGGTGTCGCACAGGCGTTGTCCGGCGCGGACAGTTCCGGATTCACCCCCGACGGGGTGCCCGACCGCCTGTCGGTGGACGCCACCGAGGATCAGGACTCCACCACGTCCGCACAGAACACCGCGCAGACCGGCGCCGGTGCAGACGAGGTGTCCGACGACCAGAACACCTCGGCCCAGGGTGGCACCGAGGGCGGCAAGGGCGGCGTCCGCGGCGTCAACGGTTCGACGGTGCGCCTGCCCTTCGGTCTGGACCCGGCCAAGACCCCGGTCCTGGGATCCTACGGATCACCCTCGGGCACCGCGTCATTGACCACGGACTGGTATCGGTTGCCGGAGCGGCACAACGCCCCGCTGCTGACCATCGCGGTCGCCGGCTCGGTACAAGCCGTCGACGGTATCGGCGTGGTGCATCCCGGGCAGAAGGTAGTCGTGCAATACGGGCACCTCGAACCGTCCGGCCGGGTCAGCACCGTTGCCATCCGCACCCCGATTGACATCGGGGAGACTCCGACCTGGCGCAACCTCCGGTTCCCGCTCGCCGACGCGCCCCGTGAGGCGACGGTGGTCCGCGTGATCGTCGAGGACACCTCCGGCGCGCCGTCGGAATGGGTGGCCATCACACCACCCCGGGTCAGCTCGCTTGCCACGTTGAATGACGTTGTGGGACGGACCGATCCGGTCTTCATCGACTGGCTGCCCGGATTCGTGTTCCCCTGCCAGCGGCCGATGGCGGTCCGCAACGGTGTCCTCGAGGTACCCAAGTGGCGGATCATGCCCGACGCCGAGGCGACCCGGAAGAACAGCCAGACCTGGATGTCCGGCAAGGCCGGTGGGCCGCTGGGCATCACCGAGGCGATGCTGCGTCCGACCCTGCTGCCGACCTACCTGCGGAACAACTGGGGACGCGATTGGGGTGGGTTGCAACGGTTCACCGAGATCGCGCCCGCGCCCCCGGCTGAGCTCGAGATCGGCACCGCGCGCCGGTCTGGGATGTACGACCCGGCGCCGATGCGGTCGAGTGGGTACTGA
- a CDS encoding arabinosyltransferase domain-containing protein, with protein sequence MPVTAPTPAPGADQPTAEVSGPFSADNARLVAIVAGVLGVVLCALTPLLPVKATDATFDWPQDQPLSAQTSSVTAPLIAQTPRSLDIRIPCATLTSTILPALPDGAGVIVGTMPTAAAKSKASALYITATAESVTVTFRNSVAATAARSELGRCSELHVWSAPSGPGAQFVGLRPSTTLAPDKRPQVDGVFSAVPTDAVRAAQGLRVHVEIDNRYENSPTVLKLVVMVAAVVAVLVALIALYLLDRLHAPRVRRTRAGPWWRTLRPRVTDLAVTAVLLIWLLLGAGSPDDGYILNMGRTADGFGYLANYYRYYGIPEAPFDWYYSFLAHWSSVSPSLLWMHIPPLIAGLASWFILTRVLLPRLGAAVRSSGWALWAAALTFTAFWLPYCSGLRSEGIIVLGSLLTWWAAENAIATRRLLPAALAAIAASFTLALAPHGVIGVAILLVAARPLLHILLDRRRTTGGGVAGTLALIAPIAAAGSLVAVVVFRDQTLAGVLEAMKLRYQVGPVISWHQEFLRYYFITVPTDDGALTRRVPLLLLLAGVIVTVAVMLRRTRIRGVAPGPMWRLIGAIGVTLLLFAFTPTKWTIQFGVFAGLGAAIAAAATLAVAQSAARSARNLTVFVSGLFFAMAAATAGYNSWPFVYEYGISWFDRAPVLAGYEVSTGFLILAVITAGMAVWQHLRLDYVQNKGLAHADDGPGQSRADRRRLFLASSPIAVIAGLMVIAELLVFAKAAVSRYPAVTVFSENVDTLRGNSCGMADQVLVESDPNAGMLVPADGLSATAALTGVGSVGFTPQGIPENLAPEPGSQRPGQMNVSASFAKPFAITGGLGAGTTGGVGPTTVNGSNALLPFGLDPKTTPVLGSYGHLGEARLTTGAYELPADRSVSPLLVFSTAGAVSTIDQFGVRNFGQKLVVQFGRPGPGGAFTQIGPDVLPIDPGPVITNRPWRNLRVPMAAVPRAASLMRLSLLDNNLGQYQFIGITPPRAPRLQTLQQVVGSDAPTLIDFSAAAHFSCQRPLQVRHGVAEVPQWRILADYPTTNSQSKTWQAAADGGLLSVSESTTSALAVPTYLKDDWTRDWGALERLTPLVPDAPPARLSTGEVTQWGWSRTGSIRVEPQADE encoded by the coding sequence GTGCCTGTGACAGCCCCGACCCCTGCGCCAGGAGCAGATCAGCCGACCGCAGAGGTGTCCGGGCCGTTCTCGGCGGACAACGCCCGCTTGGTGGCCATCGTGGCCGGCGTCCTGGGTGTCGTGCTGTGTGCACTGACGCCGTTGTTGCCGGTCAAGGCCACCGACGCCACCTTCGACTGGCCGCAGGATCAGCCGCTGTCGGCACAGACGTCGTCGGTGACGGCACCGCTGATCGCACAGACCCCCCGTAGCCTCGACATCCGCATCCCGTGCGCGACGCTCACCTCGACGATCCTGCCCGCGTTGCCCGACGGCGCCGGCGTCATCGTGGGGACCATGCCGACCGCGGCAGCCAAGTCCAAGGCGTCGGCGCTCTACATCACCGCGACCGCGGAGTCGGTGACGGTGACGTTCCGCAACAGCGTCGCGGCCACCGCTGCCCGCTCCGAGCTGGGCCGATGCAGCGAGCTCCATGTGTGGTCGGCGCCGAGCGGGCCGGGCGCGCAATTCGTCGGCCTGCGACCGTCGACCACCCTGGCGCCGGACAAACGCCCGCAGGTCGACGGCGTCTTCAGTGCGGTGCCGACCGACGCGGTGCGCGCCGCGCAGGGCCTGCGCGTGCACGTCGAGATCGACAACCGCTACGAGAACTCGCCCACGGTCCTCAAACTTGTCGTGATGGTGGCCGCGGTGGTGGCGGTGCTCGTCGCGCTCATCGCGCTGTACCTGCTGGACCGGCTGCACGCGCCGCGGGTTCGCCGCACGCGGGCCGGCCCGTGGTGGCGCACGCTGCGTCCGCGAGTCACCGATCTCGCCGTCACCGCCGTGCTGCTGATCTGGCTGCTGCTGGGCGCGGGAAGCCCCGACGACGGTTACATCCTGAACATGGGCCGCACCGCCGACGGTTTCGGCTACCTGGCCAACTACTACCGCTATTACGGCATCCCCGAAGCGCCGTTCGACTGGTACTACAGCTTCCTGGCCCACTGGTCGTCGGTGTCGCCGTCGTTGCTGTGGATGCACATCCCGCCGCTGATCGCCGGGCTGGCGTCGTGGTTCATCCTCACTCGCGTGCTGTTGCCGCGGTTGGGGGCGGCGGTTCGATCGAGTGGCTGGGCGCTGTGGGCGGCTGCGCTGACCTTCACCGCGTTCTGGTTGCCGTACTGCAGCGGCCTGCGCAGCGAGGGCATCATCGTGCTCGGCTCGCTGCTGACGTGGTGGGCCGCCGAGAACGCCATCGCCACCCGGCGGCTGCTGCCGGCCGCGCTGGCGGCCATCGCGGCGTCGTTCACGCTGGCACTGGCCCCGCACGGCGTGATCGGGGTGGCCATCCTGTTGGTCGCGGCCCGCCCGTTGTTGCACATCCTGCTCGATCGTCGGCGTACCACCGGCGGCGGAGTCGCCGGTACCCTCGCCCTGATCGCACCCATCGCGGCCGCGGGCTCGCTGGTGGCCGTCGTGGTGTTCCGTGATCAGACCCTGGCAGGCGTCCTCGAGGCGATGAAGCTGCGCTATCAGGTCGGTCCGGTGATCAGCTGGCATCAGGAGTTCCTGCGCTACTACTTCATCACCGTCCCCACCGACGACGGCGCGCTCACCAGACGGGTACCGCTGCTGCTCCTGCTGGCCGGTGTGATCGTCACGGTCGCGGTGATGCTGCGGCGCACCCGCATCCGTGGTGTCGCGCCCGGCCCGATGTGGCGGCTCATCGGTGCGATCGGCGTGACGCTGCTGCTGTTCGCCTTCACCCCCACCAAGTGGACCATCCAGTTCGGTGTCTTCGCCGGTCTCGGTGCGGCGATCGCGGCCGCCGCCACTCTGGCCGTGGCACAGTCGGCGGCGCGCTCGGCCCGCAATCTGACGGTGTTCGTCTCCGGCCTGTTCTTCGCGATGGCGGCGGCTACCGCGGGTTACAACTCGTGGCCGTTCGTCTATGAATACGGGATCTCCTGGTTCGACCGCGCACCTGTTCTCGCCGGTTACGAGGTATCGACGGGGTTCCTGATCCTCGCCGTCATCACCGCGGGAATGGCTGTCTGGCAACATCTTCGACTCGACTACGTGCAGAACAAGGGGCTGGCGCACGCCGACGACGGCCCGGGGCAGAGCCGAGCCGATCGGCGACGACTGTTCCTGGCGTCGTCGCCGATCGCGGTGATCGCGGGCCTGATGGTGATCGCCGAACTCCTGGTGTTCGCCAAGGCGGCGGTCAGCCGTTACCCGGCCGTCACCGTGTTCTCCGAGAACGTCGATACGCTGCGCGGCAACTCCTGCGGGATGGCCGATCAGGTTCTGGTGGAGTCGGATCCGAACGCGGGCATGTTGGTCCCGGCCGACGGGCTCTCGGCGACCGCGGCGTTGACCGGTGTCGGTTCGGTCGGTTTCACCCCGCAGGGCATTCCGGAGAACCTGGCTCCCGAACCCGGCAGTCAGCGGCCCGGCCAGATGAATGTGTCGGCGAGTTTCGCCAAGCCGTTCGCCATCACCGGCGGACTCGGCGCCGGAACCACCGGCGGCGTCGGACCGACCACCGTCAACGGCTCGAATGCATTGCTGCCCTTTGGACTCGACCCGAAGACGACGCCTGTTCTCGGTAGCTACGGCCACCTCGGTGAGGCGCGGCTGACCACCGGCGCCTACGAACTGCCCGCCGACCGGTCGGTGTCGCCGCTGCTGGTCTTCAGCACGGCGGGCGCGGTGTCGACGATCGATCAGTTCGGGGTGCGCAACTTCGGGCAGAAGCTCGTCGTCCAATTCGGCCGGCCCGGTCCGGGCGGTGCGTTCACCCAGATCGGTCCCGATGTGTTGCCGATCGATCCCGGCCCGGTGATCACCAATCGGCCGTGGCGCAACCTGCGGGTACCGATGGCCGCCGTACCCCGGGCCGCCAGCTTGATGCGACTGTCGTTGCTGGACAACAACCTCGGGCAGTATCAGTTCATCGGGATCACGCCGCCGCGCGCCCCGCGGTTGCAGACCCTGCAGCAGGTCGTCGGGTCCGACGCGCCGACGCTGATCGACTTCAGCGCGGCCGCGCATTTCAGTTGCCAGCGTCCCCTGCAGGTGCGCCACGGCGTCGCCGAGGTACCCCAGTGGCGCATCCTGGCCGACTACCCGACCACCAACTCGCAGTCCAAGACGTGGCAGGCCGCGGCCGACGGTGGCCTGCTGTCCGTCTCCGAGTCCACCACCTCGGCGCTGGCCGTCCCGACCTACCTGAAGGACGACTGGACGCGGGATTGGGGTGCACTGGAACGACTCACGCCGTTGGTGCCGGATGCACCGCCGGCCCGGCTGAGCACCGGAGAGGTGACACAGTGGGGTTGGTCGCGAACGGGTTCGATCAGGGTGGAGCCGCAAGCAGATGAGTGA
- a CDS encoding arabinosyltransferase domain-containing protein — protein MTAPSEPSAEPSPDAPTDSAEPAHATASNTRRWALAAVFGGIVAVIAAILTPLLPVTEHTARIDWPQATGTAVTASLAAQTPAGLDIAVPCSTLDREVRSGTPGAARVVVLSTVPAGGLRAADKGLFITTDRTGASVTVRGKEVLRIPAAELARCERVRITSTLAGLQARAVGIGTTGSVGPTDLPQVSGVFTDLEPAAVTAAGADGLAVRIDIDNRFDTAPTALKLFVMIVGVLAAILALIAIAVLDVRGGYHRRVGRGDLRRLLWPRPADLAVTAVLVIWHFLGAGSSDDGYILTMGRNSTDDGFLANYYRFHGIPEAPFDWYYTFLAHWSTVSTAGVWMRLPALIAGLVSWFILSRILLPRLGGAVRRSQWAMFTAAAVFVAFWMPLCSGLRSEGIIVAGSLLTWWGVEQAIATRRMLPAAGAALAAGITLALAPHGIIAVALLIAGSRPMLRIIRRRGTENGLLPLIAPIAAAAAIVVILVFRDQTLATVAEALRVRYTVGPTLAWYQELLRYYFLSLTTQDGSLVRRVPLLLFLTALFVAIAVMLRRKHIRGVDPGPVWRLVGAVLLTVLLLSFTPTKWTVQFGIYAGVAAAMAAVATVAVAESARRSPRNLWMYIAVLMFACAVASAGKNAWGWAYDFGIAWFDKAPSVAGIQLSSVLLVATVAALAVAVWFHLRIDVDAERGVVRSAQAAPSATQIAIASSPMLIIATLLVLVELALFAKAAAVRSDTYTTFSANMRALTGNTCGMADDVLVESDPNVGALQPIGTTDISRALAGDSTGFTPDGVAPDLLPDPESLGAGTINTSGNLARPFVLSGGPPGTTGGVGPVGVNGSRVKLPFGLNPRTTPVLGSFGHDNETAELTSGWYRLPDRNASPLLVITAAGPVFSVDQDGVAAPGRSLKVQFGRAGTTPDAFEPMGPGYVPIDPGPTKPNRPWRNLRIPMEAVPAGATAMRIVALDNNVSPDQWLAFTPPRAPRLRTLQQVVGSDAPVLLDLSVGSQFPCQRPMTTRNGVLEVPQWRIVPDAVTTNSKSKTWQAAVNGGLLTTPEALTSADTVATYLDHDWYRDWGGLQRLSPLVPDATPAHVTTGEKTTWGVSRPGPIRVVPQDD, from the coding sequence ATGACTGCGCCTTCCGAGCCGTCCGCGGAACCATCGCCGGACGCGCCCACCGATTCGGCCGAACCGGCCCATGCCACCGCGTCGAACACCCGGCGCTGGGCGCTGGCCGCCGTGTTCGGCGGGATCGTCGCGGTCATCGCCGCGATCCTGACGCCGCTGTTGCCGGTCACCGAGCACACCGCCCGCATCGACTGGCCGCAGGCGACCGGCACGGCCGTGACCGCCTCACTCGCGGCGCAGACGCCCGCCGGACTCGACATCGCCGTGCCGTGTTCGACGCTGGACCGCGAGGTCCGCAGTGGCACGCCCGGCGCCGCGCGGGTCGTGGTGCTGTCCACCGTGCCCGCCGGCGGCTTGCGGGCCGCCGACAAGGGCCTGTTCATCACCACCGACCGGACCGGCGCATCGGTGACCGTCCGCGGCAAAGAGGTGCTGCGCATCCCGGCCGCCGAGCTCGCCCGATGCGAGCGTGTGCGCATCACCTCGACCCTCGCGGGTCTGCAGGCCCGCGCGGTGGGTATCGGCACCACCGGGTCCGTGGGTCCCACCGACCTACCGCAGGTGTCCGGGGTGTTCACCGACCTCGAGCCGGCCGCGGTCACCGCCGCAGGCGCCGACGGACTGGCCGTCCGCATCGACATCGACAACCGATTCGACACCGCGCCCACGGCACTGAAACTGTTCGTGATGATCGTCGGGGTGCTGGCCGCGATCCTCGCCCTGATCGCGATCGCCGTGCTCGACGTCCGCGGCGGCTACCACCGGCGTGTCGGCCGAGGTGACCTGCGCCGGCTGCTCTGGCCGCGCCCCGCCGACCTCGCCGTCACCGCGGTGCTGGTGATCTGGCATTTCCTCGGTGCCGGGTCCTCCGACGACGGCTACATCCTCACCATGGGCCGCAACAGCACCGACGACGGCTTCCTGGCCAACTACTACCGCTTCCACGGCATCCCCGAGGCCCCGTTCGACTGGTACTACACCTTTCTGGCGCACTGGTCGACGGTGTCGACCGCGGGTGTGTGGATGCGGTTGCCCGCACTGATCGCCGGACTCGTCTCGTGGTTCATCCTGAGCCGAATCCTGTTGCCGCGGCTCGGCGGGGCGGTACGCCGATCGCAGTGGGCGATGTTCACCGCCGCCGCCGTGTTCGTCGCGTTCTGGATGCCGCTGTGCAGTGGGCTGCGCAGCGAGGGCATCATCGTCGCCGGTTCGCTGCTCACCTGGTGGGGCGTCGAGCAGGCCATCGCCACCCGGCGCATGCTGCCGGCCGCCGGCGCGGCCCTGGCCGCGGGAATCACTCTCGCGCTCGCGCCGCACGGCATCATCGCCGTCGCCCTGCTCATCGCCGGATCCCGGCCGATGCTGCGGATCATCCGCCGGCGCGGCACCGAGAACGGACTGCTGCCGCTGATCGCGCCGATCGCCGCCGCGGCCGCGATCGTGGTGATCCTGGTGTTTCGTGACCAGACGCTGGCGACCGTCGCCGAAGCGCTGCGGGTGCGCTACACCGTCGGCCCCACCCTGGCCTGGTATCAGGAACTACTGCGCTACTACTTCCTCTCGCTGACCACCCAGGACGGCAGCCTGGTGCGTCGCGTGCCGTTGCTGCTGTTCCTCACCGCCCTGTTTGTCGCCATCGCGGTGATGTTGCGGCGCAAGCACATTCGTGGCGTCGATCCAGGGCCCGTGTGGCGCCTGGTGGGCGCGGTGCTGCTCACCGTGCTGCTGCTGTCGTTCACGCCCACCAAATGGACCGTGCAGTTCGGCATCTACGCCGGCGTCGCGGCCGCGATGGCGGCGGTCGCAACCGTGGCCGTGGCCGAGTCGGCCCGCCGATCCCCACGCAATCTGTGGATGTACATCGCGGTGCTGATGTTCGCGTGTGCGGTGGCGTCCGCGGGGAAGAACGCGTGGGGCTGGGCCTACGACTTCGGTATCGCCTGGTTCGACAAGGCGCCGTCGGTCGCCGGAATCCAGCTCTCCAGCGTGCTGCTGGTGGCCACGGTTGCGGCGCTCGCGGTGGCGGTGTGGTTCCACCTGCGCATCGACGTCGACGCCGAACGCGGCGTCGTCCGGTCCGCACAGGCGGCGCCGTCGGCAACCCAGATCGCCATCGCATCGTCGCCGATGCTGATCATCGCGACGCTGTTGGTGCTGGTCGAGTTGGCGTTGTTCGCCAAGGCCGCCGCGGTCCGGAGCGACACCTACACCACGTTCAGCGCCAACATGCGTGCGCTGACCGGCAACACCTGCGGGATGGCCGACGACGTCCTCGTCGAATCCGATCCCAACGTCGGTGCGCTGCAACCGATCGGCACCACCGACATCTCGCGTGCCCTCGCCGGTGACTCCACCGGCTTCACCCCCGACGGGGTGGCGCCGGACCTGCTGCCCGACCCGGAATCGCTCGGTGCCGGCACCATCAACACCTCCGGCAACCTGGCCCGGCCGTTCGTACTCTCCGGCGGTCCGCCCGGAACCACCGGCGGCGTCGGGCCGGTAGGGGTCAACGGCAGCCGGGTGAAACTCCCGTTCGGATTGAACCCCCGAACCACCCCGGTGCTGGGCAGTTTCGGGCACGACAACGAAACCGCCGAGCTCACCTCCGGCTGGTATCGGCTTCCCGACCGCAACGCCTCACCGTTGTTGGTGATCACCGCGGCCGGACCGGTCTTCTCCGTCGACCAGGACGGTGTCGCCGCACCCGGTCGGTCGCTGAAGGTCCAGTTCGGGCGAGCCGGGACCACGCCTGACGCCTTCGAGCCGATGGGCCCGGGTTACGTGCCGATCGACCCGGGACCCACCAAACCCAACCGGCCGTGGCGGAACCTGCGCATCCCGATGGAGGCCGTCCCGGCGGGTGCGACCGCGATGCGGATCGTCGCACTCGACAACAACGTGAGTCCCGATCAGTGGCTGGCGTTCACGCCGCCGCGCGCCCCGCGGCTGCGGACGCTGCAGCAGGTCGTCGGCTCCGATGCGCCTGTGCTGCTGGATCTCTCGGTGGGCAGCCAGTTCCCCTGCCAGCGCCCGATGACCACCCGAAACGGTGTGCTCGAGGTCCCGCAGTGGCGGATCGTGCCCGATGCGGTCACCACGAACTCGAAGTCCAAGACGTGGCAGGCGGCGGTCAACGGCGGTCTGTTGACCACCCCGGAGGCACTCACCTCGGCGGACACCGTCGCCACGTACCTCGACCATGACTGGTATCGGGATTGGGGTGGCCTGCAACGACTGTCGCCGCTGGTGCCCGACGCGACACCGGCACACGTGACGACGGGGGAGAAGACGACGTGGGGCGTGAGCCGACCGGGCCCGATCAGGGTGGTGCCGCAAGATGACTGA